In Streptomyces nojiriensis, one genomic interval encodes:
- a CDS encoding lysine N(6)-hydroxylase/L-ornithine N(5)-oxygenase family protein, whose amino-acid sequence MPSTAETHDFIGIGVGPFNLGLACLTAPLDEIDGLFIESKPHFEWHAGMFLDGAHLQTPFMSDLVTLADPTSPFSFLNYLKDKDRLYSFYIRENFYPLRAEYNDYCRWAADRLDNVRWSTSVTEVTYDEQAGLYEVHTDRGETHRAPRLVLGTGTPPHVPQSCEGLGGDSLHNSAYMQNKAELQKKKSITLVGSGQSAAEIYYDLLAEIDVHGYQLNWVTRSPRFFPLEYTKLTLEMTSPEYVDYFHALPEDTRYRLETQQKNLFKGIDGDLINAIFDLLYQKKISMPGQVPTTLLTNTSLNSTAYDTTTGTYTLGLRQEEQERDFSLTSEGLVLATGYKYTFPEFLNPVRDRLNFDGHGRLDAARNYSIDTTGRGVYLQNGTTHNHSLTSPDLGMAAYRNAYIVGELLGREHYKVEKSIAFQQFAAPEGTL is encoded by the coding sequence TTGCCCTCCACCGCTGAGACCCACGACTTCATCGGCATCGGCGTCGGTCCGTTCAATCTCGGACTCGCCTGCCTGACCGCCCCGCTCGACGAGATCGACGGTCTCTTCATCGAGTCGAAGCCGCACTTCGAGTGGCATGCCGGGATGTTCCTGGACGGCGCCCACCTGCAGACGCCCTTCATGTCGGACCTGGTCACGCTCGCCGACCCGACCTCGCCCTTCTCCTTCCTGAACTACCTGAAGGACAAGGACCGGCTGTACTCCTTCTACATCCGGGAGAACTTCTACCCGCTGCGGGCCGAGTACAACGACTACTGCCGCTGGGCCGCCGACCGCCTCGACAACGTCCGGTGGTCCACCTCGGTCACCGAGGTCACCTACGACGAGCAGGCCGGCCTGTACGAGGTCCACACGGACCGGGGCGAGACCCACCGGGCCCCCCGCCTGGTCCTGGGCACCGGCACCCCGCCGCACGTCCCGCAGTCCTGCGAGGGCCTCGGCGGCGACTCCCTGCACAACTCCGCCTACATGCAGAACAAGGCGGAGCTGCAGAAGAAGAAGTCGATCACCCTCGTCGGCTCCGGCCAGAGCGCGGCCGAGATCTACTACGACCTCCTCGCCGAGATCGACGTCCACGGCTACCAGCTCAACTGGGTCACCCGCTCACCGCGGTTCTTCCCGCTGGAGTACACGAAGCTGACCCTGGAGATGACCTCCCCCGAGTACGTGGACTACTTCCACGCGCTCCCCGAGGACACCCGGTACCGGCTGGAGACCCAGCAGAAGAACCTCTTCAAGGGCATCGACGGCGACCTGATCAACGCCATCTTCGACCTGCTCTACCAGAAGAAGATCAGCATGCCGGGCCAGGTCCCGACCACCCTGCTGACCAACACCTCCCTCAACAGCACCGCGTACGACACCACCACGGGCACGTACACACTGGGGCTGCGCCAGGAGGAGCAGGAGCGGGACTTCTCCCTCACCTCCGAGGGCCTGGTCCTGGCCACCGGCTACAAGTACACGTTCCCGGAGTTCCTGAACCCGGTGCGCGACCGCCTGAACTTCGACGGGCACGGCCGTCTCGACGCCGCCCGCAACTACAGCATCGACACCACGGGCCGCGGGGTCTACCTGCAGAACGGCACCACCCACAACCACTCCCTCACCTCGCCCGACCTGGGCATGGCGGCGTACCGGAACGCGTACATCGTCGGTGAGCTCCTCGGCCGCGAGCACTACAAGGTCGAGAAGTCCATCGCGTTCCAGCAGTTCGCCGCCCCGGAAGGCACCCTCTGA
- a CDS encoding GNAT family N-acetyltransferase — protein sequence MSTTELLFSRTDTELGSFAVRPLDPFADAELLHGWVTHPKASFWMMQDASLPDVEREYMRIAAHEHHQAFIGLHEGRPAFLMETYDPSELELVGLYDARHGDVGMHFLVAPSDTPLHGFTRAVITTVMAAIFADPAAERVVVEPDVANTAVHALNEAVGFVPERQVTKPEKEALLSFCTRAQFEAATAAQGVSI from the coding sequence ATGAGCACCACCGAACTCCTCTTCTCCCGCACCGATACGGAACTCGGTTCCTTCGCCGTGCGCCCCCTGGACCCCTTCGCCGACGCGGAGCTGCTCCACGGCTGGGTCACCCACCCGAAGGCCTCGTTCTGGATGATGCAGGACGCGTCCCTGCCGGACGTCGAGCGCGAGTACATGAGGATCGCCGCCCACGAGCACCACCAGGCCTTCATCGGCCTGCACGAGGGCCGCCCCGCGTTCCTCATGGAGACCTACGACCCGTCCGAGCTGGAGCTGGTCGGCCTCTACGACGCCCGGCACGGCGATGTCGGCATGCACTTCCTCGTCGCCCCGAGCGACACCCCGCTGCACGGCTTCACCCGCGCCGTCATCACCACGGTGATGGCCGCGATCTTCGCCGACCCGGCCGCCGAGCGCGTCGTCGTCGAGCCGGACGTCGCCAACACCGCCGTGCACGCCCTGAACGAGGCCGTCGGCTTCGTGCCGGAGCGCCAGGTCACCAAGCCGGAGAAGGAAGCCCTGCTGAGCTTCTGCACCCGCGCCCAGTTCGAGGCCGCCACGGCCGCCCAGGGGGTGTCCATATGA